ACCGTTCGTCACACTCTAGGGTGAGTGGTTTTGCCGCAGCTACTTCTACCTCGGTCAAAAAGAAGTGGGTATCAATTTTACCAAGGTCTATAATTTCTACTTTTCGGGCGGCGAGTACTTCGACAGCTCGTTCGCCTGCCGGAACGCCGAGGTGGTGAGCGATGGTGGAAGGCTCGCCAATGGGGATGATGCCGAGCGTTGTGTCGGTTCCCGCAATAGCGTCGAGTGTTTCGCTGACAACAGTGTCAGTACCCACAGCGACAATCGTCGTGGCACCAGCACGAACCGCCTGGCGTACCATGTCTTTGGCGCTCTTTAGTGGCCCAAGGCGGCCAACGCGACCATGGAGCTCGAGATCTGTTAGTCTCGCCTCAACGTTCGCTAATGCCGCCGCAAGTTTAGGCTGCGTTAGTGCTTCGTCGTAGACGTAGAAGTGCATAATAGAATGGCGCGCTGCGCCACCTTATGATGTTTTGACGGCCTTCGCTTTGGTCTCTCGTGCGAGTTCACTACTTTCAAGGTCATCAGTTTTTGTCGCGCCCATAGCGCACTTCCCATTGAAACTTGCTCCTTCAGCAATCACCAGAGACGTGGTGGCGATATCTCCTTCTACTCGACTGCCAGCCAAAAGTTCTATCCTACTTTTTGCAATTATATTGCCACGAACAAAACCACCAACGACGACAGAGTCGGCTCGAACGTTTGCTTCAATGGTGGCTGATTTTCCAACCTCAACTGAGTGGTTGGTGACGATGGTCCCCTTCACTTCACCATCAATTACCATGGGGCCTTCCCCTTTGAAATTTCCTTCAACTTTAACCCCCTCTGCAATAACGGTTGCGCCGGCGAAGCCGCCTTCTTTCTGGCTAAACATGAGCGAAAATGGTTAGTAGGTATTAAGTAAACTGTATCGTTCACAGCGGTTACTGTCAAAATATTTGCGAGCAGGTGTAAATTTAGATTCAAAATAGCTACCCAACTAATAGACAAGCTTGAACTTCTCAATCAAGGTGATAATATTTAATTATGAGAGTGCATAGTCTTCAGAAGATAGAAAAAGCAAAAAAACTCAGAAAGAACGGGTACAGTTTAAATGAAATTTCCAAGCTGCTAACAATTCCAGTGCCAACTGTCTGGCACCATGTACATGCGATACGTTTAAGTCCTTTTTATGCACGCATCCTGAAAGCTAAACAAGGCGGGAGTGCGAATCGTCGCAAGGTTGGCCTTGCTAAAGCGGAAAGTGAATCGTTGCAATTGTTGGCCAGTCATCATCGCGAGTCATTTATTGTGCTTGCGATGCTTTATTGGGGAGAGGGCAGTAAGGGGGTTTGTGAGTTAATAAATTCGGACGGGCGATTGATAGCATTATATTTAGAAATTTTGCGAAAAGATCTTTCTATATCTGAGTCGCGTATCAAGCCAACCATGCGGTTTTTTACTGGCATGAGTAAAGGGGAGTGCCTTAAATACTGGGTTCGGGTTACTGGCATCCCCGCTGCGCGATTTAAAATAAATTACAACGACGGAGGTACTCGTGGCAGGACACAGTATGGCATGTGTAGAATCACAGTTACAAAAGGTGCTGCTGAAGTTAAGCTATTTCATGCATTGATAAATAACATTTCCGCGAGTATCCTGCCCAAGCAGAGACAGTTTTTAAGCCCTCGTAGCTCAACGGATAGAGCACCGCAGTCCTAATGCAGTGATGGGGGTTCAATTCCCTCCGGGGGCAGATACCGCTTCGCCGAGTCAGACTCGGCTTCGCTTCTCTAAAGGGAAACTCCCGTTTCCCTGTTAGGGTATCCCTTCCTCCTTCAAGGTCGTTCATTTTTCCCTCCGCGCGGTAGCAGGCTTTGCCCTACCGCCACCGTGCTCAGTAAAAACTCACTCTGATTTTAAAAAAAGAGCTCAATACTATATTCCCTTCCATCCCCCAAGGTTGCTCGTTTTTCCTTCTTTGTGATAAGGAGTAAAGCTCTACGGTCGCTGTGTTCAAAATTACATCACCCATTACGGCTGGTTGTCTGCCGCTATTTGCTATATGCTATTTGCTCCGACGTTTAGTCGGAGCCCCGATTCATTAGATGCTTTACATTGCGGCGTCGGGGCCATTCGCCATACGGGCCCGTAGCTCATCTGGTAGAGCGCTGCATTCGCATTGCAGAGGTAAGGGGTTCGATTCCCCTCGGGTCCAAAAGAAAACCTTTCCCTTTTCGGGAAGGGTTTTCTTTATTGTAGAGAGAGGGGAATCGAATACCACAGGTACTTCCTTCGGTCGCGGGGAACAGCTGGCGGTGAGGAGTGTCTGAAGGTATCCATTACGTCGTATGACGGCTGAATTATGAACAGCTTTCCTACTGCTTCGTCCTAGGGTAAAGTAAAAATATGGCTGCACACAAAAAACTTACCGTCCTCCTTCTTTTTGGCGGCAAATCAACGGAGCATGAAGTATCCGTTGTTTCCGCCCGGGGTATTTATAATGCTCTTGATAAGAATAAGTACGATGTCGTGTTGGCCGGAATTGACCACGATGGCCGCTGGCAGCTTCAGGGGGGTGCGGAGCGTATGCTCCTCGAGGGCAGCGTTGAACAAGCTGGTGGTACGCAGGTTTTACCCACAGCGCTTAATGGTGGGTTAACTCTGCGTGGTGCAACTGATGGGGATACGCATAAAATTGATGTTGTTTTCCCTATCATCCACGGCACGGGCGGTGAGGATGGGACGTTGCAAGGTCTTCTGGAGCTTATCGAAGTGCCCTACGTTGGCTGCGGTGTCTTGGGTTCAGCGGTTGGTATGGACAAGGACGTTGCGAAACGACTCGTGGCTGCGGCAGGCATTCCCGTTGCTCGAACAATAGTTGTACGACCACACACGCACATAAGCCAAGCAGTTCGCGACTTCACGGCAACTGTTGGTTTTCCGGTTTTTGTTAAACCGGCTAGTCTTGGCTCTTCGGTGGGAGTTGTGAAAGTTGCCGATGCTGAAAATCTTCAGCAAGCGATTGAGGCTGCCTTTTTTTATGACACGAAGGTTTTAATAGAAGAGGGCATTGTGGGACGTGAGATTGAGGTGGCAGTACTTGGAAACGATGTTCCTGAAGCCTCGGTTCCAGGAGAGGTAACTCCAACGCATGATTTCTATTCTTACGAAGCGAAGTATATTGATGAGGCAGGAGCGGCATTGCAAATTCCGGCGGCGCTTACGAAAGCGGAGCAGCAGGAAGCGCAGCGGTTAGCGTGTAAGATTTTTCAAACATTAGAATTGTCAGGAATGGCGCGAGTGGATTTTTTCTACACTCCTAGTGGCACATGGGTCTTTAACGAGGTGAATACAGCGCCAGGGTTTACACCAATCAGTATGTACCCGAAGTTGTGGGAATGTTCTGGTCTCCCGTATCCACAACTTCTCGATCGGTTGATTGAATTAGCGCGGCAACGGTACGAAGTGCGGCGAGCGGTGCAGCGAAAGTTTAAAATCTCTTGACACGGTATTCCGCCAGAGTATTCTAGCGATAATGGTAATTCGTGTGGTGGGCAACGTGCCCACCGCTTTCAATAAAAAATATGATTTTCGTAAATAACGCAAAACTGTTCTTGCAGCGTTTTAAGATGGTACTGATTGGTGCCACAGTATTTTGGGGGCATAGTGTTTTTGCCAGTTCGGGAGCGGTGCCCGAAGGTGCAAATATCGCAACTGTTTTTTTATGGATTGCCATCCTGCTACTCGCCGCGAAGTTTTCAGGATTCGTGGCAGCGTTCGGTCAACCGGCGGTTCTCGGGGAGCTCCTCATCGGTGTTTTCCTTGGTAACCTGGCGCTTATTGGTATTAATTTTTTTGAGCCAATTGCCCAAAACGAGATAATTCATTTTCTTGCCGAACTGGGTGTCGTTATTTTGCTGTTTCAGATTGGGCTAGAATCCAATATTGCCGAGATGCAACGGACTGGTCCGCGAGCTGTGATTGTTGCCGTTGTTGGTGTCATAGTGCCCTTCGTCCTGGGGACATACGTCGTCGGTCCTTGGCTTTTCCCGGAACTTAGTCTGAATGCTCATCTTTTCCTTGGCGCGACGTTGACCGCCACCTCCGTAGGTATAACTGGCCGGGTATTTAAAGATCTTCATTTCATCAAGGAACCTGAAGCGCAAATTGTGCTTGGCGCGGCTGTAATCGATGATGTGCTGGGTCTCATCATTTTGGCCATTGTTTCGGCAATTGTGACGCTTGGCGCCGTCAGCTTTGGCGCCGTCAGCTTCATCATTGGAAAGGCCGTCCTTTTCCTTGTTGGGGCAATTGTCGTCGGGCAGCTTGCTGCTCCGAGAATTGGCCGACTCTTCTCCCTAATAAGCACAGGAGTCGGAATGAAATTTACTTTGGCAGTATCCTTTGGTCTCGTATTTTCCTATTTGGCGAGCGCGATTGGTCTAGCACCGATTGTTGGTGCGTTTGCTGCCGGATTAATTTTAGATTCGGTACATTTTCAATACTTCAAAGATCCGAAGGTTATTCGAGACGTACGAAAATATATTGCTGGGTGTGATGAAACTACTAGGGTGGGCATCGAAGCAATCATTGAGCCACACGCAAAGCGCCATTTAGATTCTATTGTCGAACCAGTAGGGTATCTCGTCGTCCCAATTTTTTTCGTGGTTACCGGTATGAACGTTAATGTGGCTACCTTCACAAATCCGCGACTGCTCGTGCTCGCACTCGCCGTAACAGTTGTCGCGTTTATTGGTAAATTAGCAGCCGGCTTGGTTGCTGGCCCCGTCCGCAAACTCATTGTCGGTTTTGGTATGGTGCCGCGTGGTGAGGTTGGGCTTATCTTTGCCACTGTGGGGAGAAGCTTGGGCGTCGTTTCTGAAGATGTTTACTCGGTTATTGTTATTATGGTTATAGTGACCACGATTTTTACACCTCCAATTTTAACTCGTCTCATAAAACAACACTCAACCGAACCGGTGGTGAGTGGTAAATAGGAAGGAGAAATTGCCAAGCCTGGCGGGCTGTACTAGGATTGCTTTAGGCACGGGATTTCCCAGCCTCACCCGTGCGGTGAGGCGCTTGTTATTAAAACTCTATGCATAAATCCCTCAATCGTGTCCAAGATGCACTGCTCAGGTTGATTCGCAATCATGCGCTCAGCTCAGCATTTAATGCAGTGAAACAAATGCATCCGGCTGATTTGGCGCAACTGTTGCCGTATCTTCAAGCAAGTGAACAGCAGTGGTTTGCGGAGAGCCTGTTGAAGAGCCGAAAGTTAGCTCGAGTTATCAGTGAACTTGATGAATCACAAGTTCCAGAGATTTTAGAGCTCATTCCAGAGGACCATTTCATGGCGGCGCTCCAAGAGCTTGATCCGGATGACGTCGCAGATTTAATTCATGGATTACCAGAAGAACGGCGGCAACCAGTGTTTGATAAATTAAACGGCACGCAGAAGAAAGCAGTTGGAAAATTGTTAGGCTACGCACCAGATACGGCCGGTGGAATCATGACCACTGACCTGTTGTCGATGCAAAGCACTTTAACTGTCGGGGAAGCTATTGCACAGATTCGTGCGTTACCCAAGGACGCGGCCGAAGAGTACTACAGCATTTATGTGTGTGACGACAATGAGCAACTAGTAGGTGCAGTGACGTTTCGTCAATTGGTG
This genomic window from Patescibacteria group bacterium contains:
- a CDS encoding acylglycerol kinase family protein; amino-acid sequence: MHFYVYDEALTQPKLAAALANVEARLTDLELHGRVGRLGPLKSAKDMVRQAVRAGATTIVAVGTDTVVSETLDAIAGTDTTLGIIPIGEPSTIAHHLGVPAGERAVEVLAARKVEIIDLGKIDTHFFLTEVEVAAAKPLTLECDERYTVSIPKTTNRVTLANLTTAAHCQDGYLEAHFTPPTKRSWLRATTAITSTVPFKHVRIFAGEEETATIQGNYTIKLPAIAEVMPRSLRVIVGRDRSF
- a CDS encoding cation:proton antiporter; translated protein: MIFVNNAKLFLQRFKMVLIGATVFWGHSVFASSGAVPEGANIATVFLWIAILLLAAKFSGFVAAFGQPAVLGELLIGVFLGNLALIGINFFEPIAQNEIIHFLAELGVVILLFQIGLESNIAEMQRTGPRAVIVAVVGVIVPFVLGTYVVGPWLFPELSLNAHLFLGATLTATSVGITGRVFKDLHFIKEPEAQIVLGAAVIDDVLGLIILAIVSAIVTLGAVSFGAVSFIIGKAVLFLVGAIVVGQLAAPRIGRLFSLISTGVGMKFTLAVSFGLVFSYLASAIGLAPIVGAFAAGLILDSVHFQYFKDPKVIRDVRKYIAGCDETTRVGIEAIIEPHAKRHLDSIVEPVGYLVVPIFFVVTGMNVNVATFTNPRLLVLALAVTVVAFIGKLAAGLVAGPVRKLIVGFGMVPRGEVGLIFATVGRSLGVVSEDVYSVIVIMVIVTTIFTPPILTRLIKQHSTEPVVSGK
- a CDS encoding D-alanine--D-alanine ligase family protein yields the protein MAAHKKLTVLLLFGGKSTEHEVSVVSARGIYNALDKNKYDVVLAGIDHDGRWQLQGGAERMLLEGSVEQAGGTQVLPTALNGGLTLRGATDGDTHKIDVVFPIIHGTGGEDGTLQGLLELIEVPYVGCGVLGSAVGMDKDVAKRLVAAAGIPVARTIVVRPHTHISQAVRDFTATVGFPVFVKPASLGSSVGVVKVADAENLQQAIEAAFFYDTKVLIEEGIVGREIEVAVLGNDVPEASVPGEVTPTHDFYSYEAKYIDEAGAALQIPAALTKAEQQEAQRLACKIFQTLELSGMARVDFFYTPSGTWVFNEVNTAPGFTPISMYPKLWECSGLPYPQLLDRLIELARQRYEVRRAVQRKFKIS
- a CDS encoding polymer-forming cytoskeletal protein — its product is MFSQKEGGFAGATVIAEGVKVEGNFKGEGPMVIDGEVKGTIVTNHSVEVGKSATIEANVRADSVVVGGFVRGNIIAKSRIELLAGSRVEGDIATTSLVIAEGASFNGKCAMGATKTDDLESSELARETKAKAVKTS